A genomic segment from Lemur catta isolate mLemCat1 chromosome 9, mLemCat1.pri, whole genome shotgun sequence encodes:
- the WDR97 gene encoding WD repeat-containing protein 97 isoform X2, whose amino-acid sequence MEAKLLGASSPFSEGDNPILDPDLYDADTFDFPDPGLLTEKNELSFMEPSQFLPLFTSSQWWQTRTPSARARQLWLLLRAGLHDIVEKEKKAELHVARLTHGLEPLRRLEVAAGLRSVAQDPVGRRFVVLDGAGLLHLHREDGWAQEKLPAPVALTGLVAVLGPLGTVGRFVGWGPAGLAILGPNFNLLWLSEPGEGLALGCEPTCCLPVPDQGLLLVAQMGGSLVLWKFRSGGHRLVLCGSPLQPPPSPVGELKRLALGPAPPDEAPRCFAAYGSAVLTFNLQAWALVDVRRDLHKTTISDLAYCKEVEAMVTASRDSTVKVWEADWQIRMVFVGHTGPVTALAVLPNTTLVLSASHDGTLRTWDLQAAAQVGEVALCSWGQDALSGRVRHLLAPMGPGWPVLSLCTSAVELWRVRELYSPLAQLPAPVLHLQVVPPLPALVYPRLPTRLVCACADGSVCLLSAATGRTVSVLLLEPDDCAAAVAYCLPREALWLLTHAGHLVRANAARCPMLVLHRVCPLPPPAPQPCCLHLYSHLADPSSAFTSWEIVRQHRGELHRSTMAWAWKDKNRYLPVVGHTDGSLSVLEWVSSKTVFHTVAHSPGPVTAIASTWNSIMSSGGDLTVKMWRVFPYAEESLSLLRTFSCCHPVVTLCVLGKRVTVGFEDPDSATYGLVQFSLGDSQRFDHRPQDDPMDHITGLCCCPSLRLYACSSLDCTIRIWTAENRLLRLLQLNGAPQALAFCNNSGDLVLALGSRLCLVSHRLYLPTSYLVKKLCWKAPDMVDDPPLPVTSQESLTSAQLQRLANLHGAASLSAALSFIHETAPTQQPVVKEDLEALVARDRDLKQLRLGLVVPADQPPLSWQQRQEAFNKYLHLIYGSGVLSVQSRRESWQWNTGTLTMEREIWDMCALPRAGPCLCQAGVSTEAQSTPTALPPQDLRVLGQRFARPPRITLPIPPISRKVHSRASQLLACSSLSDDLGLSLDLQLQWERLQERTTMALDPPSSHLQHRIPLLQKRRPKEPPSNLRGFFPATTQPYKLCPRPISFPGCVPNSVVLQRMWLPAEIGHTRSLAQLTSQRGRKTGVSQYDLWLQRHSKRFHTPWERNFTQWLGEEEEEEDEEWEEELDLEADWALASLSSETSQAIQQLDSCKQGGIETSVDLEHPYEATRTKTSLHPEYQRRRLPWEECFRHLPKFLHFFVCQHWFKKLFPIFTLEAYPEMGTVEGLASLLMGLLKEATWVDRVHILRALLRLLPDVSSTFRGRLQSTLVQLLNLDQPPSLQDWIQRQFVMLALRLLLACSLDSQDVVLELMSYFLYSPASCQPELRKMLDGLGLQDPEGFLFKEMLTWVLGRDFNSKAALRRRCCQKLEDLIQQLQVETLQPPSAAQLSAELPKVSDGTSKPFSPKKTTSQASVASLTPSGTSWPTSNRSKRLLQTLEMPLLVISPTQPDLAALQLQTKRVLAQMHIQHTQRVLSDTLQSFPSVPDTDLYSVPTLPVGPPPLEKADWSKLQILDLGLIDTLNLFCKQQRARQHSLIPEAELPPLMVPNTVVAPTQDHWHHPILRLQEASVQKSGMRLRGEWRWGQRLTWPHSCPPPHCIAHPRPDAVPCWPHPGWLHPDVEAAAATSGGAAFPPGLAQACPLTAPAAPTACPTALLCAR is encoded by the exons ATGGAGGCAAAACTGTTGGGTGCAAGCAGCCCCTTTTCAGAAGGCGACAACCCGATTCTGGACCCGGATCTGTATGACGCGGACACCTTTGACTTCCCAGATCCTGGGCTGCTCACAGAAAAGAATG AGTTGTCTTTCATGGAGCCATCACAGTTCCTTCCGCTGTTTACCAGCAGCCAGTGGTGGCAAACCAGGACCCCGAGCGCCCGTGCCCGCCAGCTATGGCTGCTTCTGCGCGCAGGCCTCCACGACATCGTGGAAAAG GAGAAGAAAGCCGAGCTGCATGTCGCCCGCTTGACGCACGGGCTGGAGCCACTGCGCCGCCTGGAGGTGGCAGCCGGGCTGCGCTCCGTGGCGCAGGACCCAGTGGGCAGACGCTTCGTGGTGCTGGACGGCGCGGGCCTCCTGCACCTGCACAGAGAAGACGGTTGGGCACAAGAGAAGCTGCCGGCGCCTGTGGCACTTACGGGGCTGGTGGCCGTGCTGGGCCCGCTGGGCACTGTGGGCCGCTTTGTAGGCTGGGGCCCCGCAGGGCTGGCCATCCTAGGGCCCAACTTCAACTTGCTGTGGCTAAGCGAGCCGGGGGAGGGCTTGGCGCTAGGATGCGAACCCACCTGCTGCCTGCCGGTGCCCGACCAAGGGCTGCTGCTCGTGGCCCAAATGGGTGGTAGCCTGGTGCTCTGGAAATTTCGCTCAGGTGGTCACCGCCTGGTGCTGTGTGGGTCACCCCTGCAGCCGCCGCCAAGCCCAGTGGGCGAGCTCAAGCGTCTGGCTCTGGGACCAGCACCTCCCGACGAAGCTCCGCGCTGCTTTGCAGCCTACGGCTCAGCCGTACTCACCTTCAATCTGCAGGCCTGGGCTCTCGTAGATGTGCGCAGGGATCTGCACAAAAC TACCATCTCGGACCTGGCTTACTGCAAGGAGGTAGAGGCCATGGTGACGGCTTCCCGGGACAGCACAGTGAAAGTGTGGGAGGCTGACTGGCAGATCCGGATGGTGTTCGTGGGCCACACAG GCCCGGTGACAGCTCTGGCCGTGCTCCCGAACACGACCCTGGTGTTGTCAGCCTCGCACGATGGGACGCTACGCACATGGGACTTGCAGGCAGCAGCGCAGGTTGGCGAAGTGGCGCTGTGCTCCTGGGGCCAGGATGCGTTGTCTGGGCGTGTGAGACACCTGCTGGCGCCGATGGGCCCGGGTTGGCCGGTGCTCTCACTGTGCACGAGCGCCGTGGAGCTGTGGCGCGTGCGGGAGCTCTATTCGCCGCTGGCGCAGCTGCCCGCACCAGTGCTCCATCTGCAGGTGGTGCCCCCGTTGCCGGCGCTCGTGTACCCGCGGCTGCCCACGCGCCTCGTGTGTGCCTGCGCTGACGGTTCGGTCTGCCTACTGTCTGCTGCGACTGGGCGCACTGTGAGCGTGCTGCTGCTGGAACCCGATGACTGCGCAGCTGCCGTGGCTTATTGTCTGCCGCGCGAGGCGCTGTGGCTGCTGACGCATGCCGGGCACCTGGTGCGTGCCAACGCAGCGCGCTGTCCCATGCTTGTGCTGCACCGTGTGTGCCCGCTGCCGCCCCCGGCACCACAGCCCTGCTGCCTGCACCTGTATAGCCACCTCGCAGACCCCAGCAGTGCATTCACCTCCTGGGAGATCGTGCGCCAGCACCGGGGTGAACTGCACCGAAGCACCATGGCCTGGGCCTGGAAGGACAAGAACCG GTACCTTCCCGTGGTGGGGCACACAGACGGTTCGTTGTCAGTGCTCGAGTGGGTCTCGTCAAAGACCGTCTTCCATACTGTGGCTCACAGTCCGGGCCCGGTCACCGCTATCGCATCCACCTGGAACAGCATCATGTCTTCAG GCGGAGACCTGACTGTGAAGATGTGGCGCGTCTTCCCGTACGCGGAGGAGAGCCTGAGCTTGCTGCGCACCTTCTCTTGCTGCCACCCAGTTGTGACACTCTGTGTGCTTGGCAAACGTGTCACCGTAGGCTTTGAGGACCCAGACAGTGCCACCTATGGCCTGGTGCaatttagcctgggtgacagccaGAGATTTGACCACCGGCCCCAGGACGACCCCATGGACCACATCACTG GCCTGTGCTGCTGCCCCTCACTCAGGCTGTATGCCTGCTCCAGCCTGGACTGCACCATCCGCATCTGGACTGCTGAGAACCGCCTGCTGCG GCTCCTGCAGCTGAATGGTGCACCTCAGGCCTTGGCCTTCTGCAACAACAGTGGGGACCTGGTGCTGGCGCTGGGCTCTCGCCTCTGCCTGGTATCCCATAGGCTCTACCTGCCCACATCCTACCTGGTTAAG AAGCTGTGCTGGAAGGCTCCTGACATGGTGGACGACCCTCCACTGCCAGTGACCAGCCAGGAGTCACTGACCTCCGCCCAGCTGCAGAGGCTTGCCAACCTACACGGGGCAGCCAGCCTCAG TGCTGCCTTGTCTTTCATCCACGAGACAGCACCAACTCAGCAGCCAGTGGTGAAGGAG GACCTGGAAGCCCTAGTAGCCCGGGATCGAGACCTTAAGcagctaaggctagggctagtggTTCCAGCAGACCAGCCCCCACTCTCCTGGCAGCAGCGCCAGGAAGCCTTCAACAAATATCTGCACCTGATCTATGGTTCTGGCGTGCTG AGTGTGCAGTCTAGAAGGGAGTCCTGGCAGTGGAACACCGGGACCCTCACAATGGAGAGAGAGATCTGGGACATGTGTGCCCTGCCCAGAGCTGGCCCCTGTCTCTGTCAGGCTGGGGTCAGCACTGAAGCCCAGTCAACACCAACAGCCCTGCCCCCTCAAGACCTGAGGGTCCTGGGCCAGCGCTTTGCCCGCCCTCCCAGAATCACCTTGCCCATCCCACCCATCTCCCGGAAGGTGCATAGCAGGGCATCCCAG CTTCTGGCCTGCTCCTCCCTGAGCGATGACCTGGGTCTCAGCCTGGATCTGCAGCTGCAGTGGGAGCGGCTCCAAGAGAGGACAACCATGGCCCTGGACCCACCGTCCTCCCACCTGCAGCACAGG ATCCCTCTGCTGCAGAAGAGACGGCCCAAGGAGCCTCCCTCTAACCTCAGGGGATTCTTTCCTGCCACCACACAGCCCTATAAG CTCTGCCCACGTCCCATCAGCTTCCCTGGCTGCGTGCCCAACTCTGTGGTGCTACAGCGGATGTGGCTGCCTGCAGAGATTGGCCACACGAGGTCCCTGGCCCAGCTCACCTCCCAGAGAGGACGAAAG acaggtgtgagccagtatGACCTGTGGCTGCAGCGGCACAGCAAGCGGTTCCACACCCCGTGGGAAAGGAATTTCACCCAGTGGttaggggaggaggaagaggaggaggacgaggaatGGGAGGAGGAGCTGGACCTGGAGGCTGACTGGGCCTTGGCTTCCCTGAGCTCTGAGACATCACAGGCTATTCAGCAGCTGGATTCCTGCAAACAGGGTGGCATAGAG ACCTCTGTGGACCTGGAGCACCCCTATGAGGCCACCAGGACAAAGACCTCCCTTCACCCCGAGTACCAGCGAAGGCGCTTGCCCTGGGAAGAGTGTTTTAGGCATCTGCCCAAGTTCCTGCATTTTTTCGTCTGCCAGCACTGGTTCAAAAAGCTGTTCCCCATCTTCACACTGGAG GCATACCCGGAGATGGGCACAGTGGAGGGCCTGGCCTCACTGCTCATGGGCCTGCTGAAGGAGGCCACGTGGGTGGATCGCGTGCACATCCTGCGTGCACTGTTGAGGCTGCTTCCTGACGTGAGCAGCACCTTCCGAGGCCGTCTGCAAAGCACACTCGTGCAGTTGCTCAACCTGGACCAGCCCCCCAGCCTTCAG GACTGGATTCAGAGGCAATTCGTGATGCTGGCGCTGCGGCTGCTCCTGGCCTGCTCCCTGGATTCCCAAGACGTGGTGCTGGAGCTCATGTCCTACTTCCTCTactccccagcctcctgcca GCCAGAGCTCAGAAAGATGCTGGACGGGCTGGGCCTTCAGGACCCGGAGGGCTTCCTGTTCAAGGAGATGCTGACCTGGGTACTGGGCCGTGACTTCAACTCCAAAGCTGCGCTGCGTAGACGCTGCTGCCAGAAGCTGGAGGACCTGATCCAGCAGCTGCAG GTGGAGACCTTGCAGCCGCCATCTGCAGCCCAATTGTCTGCGGAGCTCCCCAAGGTCTCAGATGGTACCTCGAAGCCTTTCTCTCCCAAGAAGACCACATCACAGGCTTCAGTAGCCTCGCTGACACCCTCGGGCACCTCTTGGCCGACCTCAAACAGGTCCAAGAGGCTCTTGCAGACCTTGGAGATGCCCTTGCTGGTGATCTCACCTACACAGCCAGACCTGGCTGCCCTACAGCTCCAGACCAAGCGGGTGCTGGCGCAGATGCACATCCAGCACACCCAACGTGTCCTCTCGGACACGCTGCAGAGCTTCCCCTCAGTCCCTGACACTGACCTGTACTCAGTGCCCACACTGCCTGTGGGGCCACCGCCACTCGAGAAGGCAGACTGGTCAAAGTTGCAAATACTGGACCTAGGCCTCATCGACACGCTGAACTTATTCTGCAAGCAGCAGCGGGCACGGCAGCATAGCTTGATCCCAGAGGCTGAACTCCCACCCCTGATGGTACCCAACACAGTGGTGGCACCAACCCAGGATCATTG GCACCACCCCATCCTCCGGCTTCAGGAGGCCAGCGTTCAGAAGTCTGGGATGAGATTGAGGGGTGAGTGGAGATGGGGGCAGAGACTGACCTGGCCCCACTCCTGCCCACCACCTCATTGCATCGCCCACCCCAGGCCGGATGCTGTCCCATGCTGGCCGCACCCTGGATGGCTCCATCCGGATGTTGAAGCTGCCGCTGCCACGAGTGGAGGTGCAGCCTTTCCCCCCGGGCTGGCCCAGGCCTGCCCACTCACAGCCCCCGCTGCTCCTACAGCCTGCCCTACAGCGCTACTTTGTGCTAGATGA
- the WDR97 gene encoding WD repeat-containing protein 97 isoform X1: MEAKLLGASSPFSEGDNPILDPDLYDADTFDFPDPGLLTEKNELSFMEPSQFLPLFTSSQWWQTRTPSARARQLWLLLRAGLHDIVEKEKKAELHVARLTHGLEPLRRLEVAAGLRSVAQDPVGRRFVVLDGAGLLHLHREDGWAQEKLPAPVALTGLVAVLGPLGTVGRFVGWGPAGLAILGPNFNLLWLSEPGEGLALGCEPTCCLPVPDQGLLLVAQMGGSLVLWKFRSGGHRLVLCGSPLQPPPSPVGELKRLALGPAPPDEAPRCFAAYGSAVLTFNLQAWALVDVRRDLHKTTISDLAYCKEVEAMVTASRDSTVKVWEADWQIRMVFVGHTGPVTALAVLPNTTLVLSASHDGTLRTWDLQAAAQVGEVALCSWGQDALSGRVRHLLAPMGPGWPVLSLCTSAVELWRVRELYSPLAQLPAPVLHLQVVPPLPALVYPRLPTRLVCACADGSVCLLSAATGRTVSVLLLEPDDCAAAVAYCLPREALWLLTHAGHLVRANAARCPMLVLHRVCPLPPPAPQPCCLHLYSHLADPSSAFTSWEIVRQHRGELHRSTMAWAWKDKNRYLPVVGHTDGSLSVLEWVSSKTVFHTVAHSPGPVTAIASTWNSIMSSGGDLTVKMWRVFPYAEESLSLLRTFSCCHPVVTLCVLGKRVTVGFEDPDSATYGLVQFSLGDSQRFDHRPQDDPMDHITGLCCCPSLRLYACSSLDCTIRIWTAENRLLRLLQLNGAPQALAFCNNSGDLVLALGSRLCLVSHRLYLPTSYLVKKLCWKAPDMVDDPPLPVTSQESLTSAQLQRLANLHGAASLSAALSFIHETAPTQQPVVKEDLEALVARDRDLKQLRLGLVVPADQPPLSWQQRQEAFNKYLHLIYGSGVLSVQSRRESWQWNTGTLTMEREIWDMCALPRAGPCLCQAGVSTEAQSTPTALPPQDLRVLGQRFARPPRITLPIPPISRKVHSRASQLLACSSLSDDLGLSLDLQLQWERLQERTTMALDPPSSHLQHRIPLLQKRRPKEPPSNLRGFFPATTQPYKLCPRPISFPGCVPNSVVLQRMWLPAEIGHTRSLAQLTSQRGRKTGVSQYDLWLQRHSKRFHTPWERNFTQWLGEEEEEEDEEWEEELDLEADWALASLSSETSQAIQQLDSCKQGGIETSVDLEHPYEATRTKTSLHPEYQRRRLPWEECFRHLPKFLHFFVCQHWFKKLFPIFTLEAYPEMGTVEGLASLLMGLLKEATWVDRVHILRALLRLLPDVSSTFRGRLQSTLVQLLNLDQPPSLQVRPLTHPQPSSHHTHQAHFPPLCSGLDSEAIRDAGAAAAPGLLPGFPRRGAGAHVLLPLLPSLLPDPEGFLFKEMLTWVLGRDFNSKAALRRRCCQKLEDLIQQLQVETLQPPSAAQLSAELPKVSDGTSKPFSPKKTTSQASVASLTPSGTSWPTSNRSKRLLQTLEMPLLVISPTQPDLAALQLQTKRVLAQMHIQHTQRVLSDTLQSFPSVPDTDLYSVPTLPVGPPPLEKADWSKLQILDLGLIDTLNLFCKQQRARQHSLIPEAELPPLMVPNTVVAPTQDHWHHPILRLQEASVQKSGMRLRGEWRWGQRLTWPHSCPPPHCIAHPRPDAVPCWPHPGWLHPDVEAAAATSGGAAFPPGLAQACPLTAPAAPTACPTALLCAR, from the exons ATGGAGGCAAAACTGTTGGGTGCAAGCAGCCCCTTTTCAGAAGGCGACAACCCGATTCTGGACCCGGATCTGTATGACGCGGACACCTTTGACTTCCCAGATCCTGGGCTGCTCACAGAAAAGAATG AGTTGTCTTTCATGGAGCCATCACAGTTCCTTCCGCTGTTTACCAGCAGCCAGTGGTGGCAAACCAGGACCCCGAGCGCCCGTGCCCGCCAGCTATGGCTGCTTCTGCGCGCAGGCCTCCACGACATCGTGGAAAAG GAGAAGAAAGCCGAGCTGCATGTCGCCCGCTTGACGCACGGGCTGGAGCCACTGCGCCGCCTGGAGGTGGCAGCCGGGCTGCGCTCCGTGGCGCAGGACCCAGTGGGCAGACGCTTCGTGGTGCTGGACGGCGCGGGCCTCCTGCACCTGCACAGAGAAGACGGTTGGGCACAAGAGAAGCTGCCGGCGCCTGTGGCACTTACGGGGCTGGTGGCCGTGCTGGGCCCGCTGGGCACTGTGGGCCGCTTTGTAGGCTGGGGCCCCGCAGGGCTGGCCATCCTAGGGCCCAACTTCAACTTGCTGTGGCTAAGCGAGCCGGGGGAGGGCTTGGCGCTAGGATGCGAACCCACCTGCTGCCTGCCGGTGCCCGACCAAGGGCTGCTGCTCGTGGCCCAAATGGGTGGTAGCCTGGTGCTCTGGAAATTTCGCTCAGGTGGTCACCGCCTGGTGCTGTGTGGGTCACCCCTGCAGCCGCCGCCAAGCCCAGTGGGCGAGCTCAAGCGTCTGGCTCTGGGACCAGCACCTCCCGACGAAGCTCCGCGCTGCTTTGCAGCCTACGGCTCAGCCGTACTCACCTTCAATCTGCAGGCCTGGGCTCTCGTAGATGTGCGCAGGGATCTGCACAAAAC TACCATCTCGGACCTGGCTTACTGCAAGGAGGTAGAGGCCATGGTGACGGCTTCCCGGGACAGCACAGTGAAAGTGTGGGAGGCTGACTGGCAGATCCGGATGGTGTTCGTGGGCCACACAG GCCCGGTGACAGCTCTGGCCGTGCTCCCGAACACGACCCTGGTGTTGTCAGCCTCGCACGATGGGACGCTACGCACATGGGACTTGCAGGCAGCAGCGCAGGTTGGCGAAGTGGCGCTGTGCTCCTGGGGCCAGGATGCGTTGTCTGGGCGTGTGAGACACCTGCTGGCGCCGATGGGCCCGGGTTGGCCGGTGCTCTCACTGTGCACGAGCGCCGTGGAGCTGTGGCGCGTGCGGGAGCTCTATTCGCCGCTGGCGCAGCTGCCCGCACCAGTGCTCCATCTGCAGGTGGTGCCCCCGTTGCCGGCGCTCGTGTACCCGCGGCTGCCCACGCGCCTCGTGTGTGCCTGCGCTGACGGTTCGGTCTGCCTACTGTCTGCTGCGACTGGGCGCACTGTGAGCGTGCTGCTGCTGGAACCCGATGACTGCGCAGCTGCCGTGGCTTATTGTCTGCCGCGCGAGGCGCTGTGGCTGCTGACGCATGCCGGGCACCTGGTGCGTGCCAACGCAGCGCGCTGTCCCATGCTTGTGCTGCACCGTGTGTGCCCGCTGCCGCCCCCGGCACCACAGCCCTGCTGCCTGCACCTGTATAGCCACCTCGCAGACCCCAGCAGTGCATTCACCTCCTGGGAGATCGTGCGCCAGCACCGGGGTGAACTGCACCGAAGCACCATGGCCTGGGCCTGGAAGGACAAGAACCG GTACCTTCCCGTGGTGGGGCACACAGACGGTTCGTTGTCAGTGCTCGAGTGGGTCTCGTCAAAGACCGTCTTCCATACTGTGGCTCACAGTCCGGGCCCGGTCACCGCTATCGCATCCACCTGGAACAGCATCATGTCTTCAG GCGGAGACCTGACTGTGAAGATGTGGCGCGTCTTCCCGTACGCGGAGGAGAGCCTGAGCTTGCTGCGCACCTTCTCTTGCTGCCACCCAGTTGTGACACTCTGTGTGCTTGGCAAACGTGTCACCGTAGGCTTTGAGGACCCAGACAGTGCCACCTATGGCCTGGTGCaatttagcctgggtgacagccaGAGATTTGACCACCGGCCCCAGGACGACCCCATGGACCACATCACTG GCCTGTGCTGCTGCCCCTCACTCAGGCTGTATGCCTGCTCCAGCCTGGACTGCACCATCCGCATCTGGACTGCTGAGAACCGCCTGCTGCG GCTCCTGCAGCTGAATGGTGCACCTCAGGCCTTGGCCTTCTGCAACAACAGTGGGGACCTGGTGCTGGCGCTGGGCTCTCGCCTCTGCCTGGTATCCCATAGGCTCTACCTGCCCACATCCTACCTGGTTAAG AAGCTGTGCTGGAAGGCTCCTGACATGGTGGACGACCCTCCACTGCCAGTGACCAGCCAGGAGTCACTGACCTCCGCCCAGCTGCAGAGGCTTGCCAACCTACACGGGGCAGCCAGCCTCAG TGCTGCCTTGTCTTTCATCCACGAGACAGCACCAACTCAGCAGCCAGTGGTGAAGGAG GACCTGGAAGCCCTAGTAGCCCGGGATCGAGACCTTAAGcagctaaggctagggctagtggTTCCAGCAGACCAGCCCCCACTCTCCTGGCAGCAGCGCCAGGAAGCCTTCAACAAATATCTGCACCTGATCTATGGTTCTGGCGTGCTG AGTGTGCAGTCTAGAAGGGAGTCCTGGCAGTGGAACACCGGGACCCTCACAATGGAGAGAGAGATCTGGGACATGTGTGCCCTGCCCAGAGCTGGCCCCTGTCTCTGTCAGGCTGGGGTCAGCACTGAAGCCCAGTCAACACCAACAGCCCTGCCCCCTCAAGACCTGAGGGTCCTGGGCCAGCGCTTTGCCCGCCCTCCCAGAATCACCTTGCCCATCCCACCCATCTCCCGGAAGGTGCATAGCAGGGCATCCCAG CTTCTGGCCTGCTCCTCCCTGAGCGATGACCTGGGTCTCAGCCTGGATCTGCAGCTGCAGTGGGAGCGGCTCCAAGAGAGGACAACCATGGCCCTGGACCCACCGTCCTCCCACCTGCAGCACAGG ATCCCTCTGCTGCAGAAGAGACGGCCCAAGGAGCCTCCCTCTAACCTCAGGGGATTCTTTCCTGCCACCACACAGCCCTATAAG CTCTGCCCACGTCCCATCAGCTTCCCTGGCTGCGTGCCCAACTCTGTGGTGCTACAGCGGATGTGGCTGCCTGCAGAGATTGGCCACACGAGGTCCCTGGCCCAGCTCACCTCCCAGAGAGGACGAAAG acaggtgtgagccagtatGACCTGTGGCTGCAGCGGCACAGCAAGCGGTTCCACACCCCGTGGGAAAGGAATTTCACCCAGTGGttaggggaggaggaagaggaggaggacgaggaatGGGAGGAGGAGCTGGACCTGGAGGCTGACTGGGCCTTGGCTTCCCTGAGCTCTGAGACATCACAGGCTATTCAGCAGCTGGATTCCTGCAAACAGGGTGGCATAGAG ACCTCTGTGGACCTGGAGCACCCCTATGAGGCCACCAGGACAAAGACCTCCCTTCACCCCGAGTACCAGCGAAGGCGCTTGCCCTGGGAAGAGTGTTTTAGGCATCTGCCCAAGTTCCTGCATTTTTTCGTCTGCCAGCACTGGTTCAAAAAGCTGTTCCCCATCTTCACACTGGAG GCATACCCGGAGATGGGCACAGTGGAGGGCCTGGCCTCACTGCTCATGGGCCTGCTGAAGGAGGCCACGTGGGTGGATCGCGTGCACATCCTGCGTGCACTGTTGAGGCTGCTTCCTGACGTGAGCAGCACCTTCCGAGGCCGTCTGCAAAGCACACTCGTGCAGTTGCTCAACCTGGACCAGCCCCCCAGCCTTCAGGTGCGCCCCTtgacccacccccagccctcctcccaccacacccaccaagcacactttcctcctctgtgctCAGGACTGGATTCAGAGGCAATTCGTGATGCTGGCGCTGCGGCTGCTCCTGGCCTGCTCCCTGGATTCCCAAGACGTGGTGCTGGAGCTCATGTCCTACTTCCTCTactccccagcctcctgcca GACCCGGAGGGCTTCCTGTTCAAGGAGATGCTGACCTGGGTACTGGGCCGTGACTTCAACTCCAAAGCTGCGCTGCGTAGACGCTGCTGCCAGAAGCTGGAGGACCTGATCCAGCAGCTGCAG GTGGAGACCTTGCAGCCGCCATCTGCAGCCCAATTGTCTGCGGAGCTCCCCAAGGTCTCAGATGGTACCTCGAAGCCTTTCTCTCCCAAGAAGACCACATCACAGGCTTCAGTAGCCTCGCTGACACCCTCGGGCACCTCTTGGCCGACCTCAAACAGGTCCAAGAGGCTCTTGCAGACCTTGGAGATGCCCTTGCTGGTGATCTCACCTACACAGCCAGACCTGGCTGCCCTACAGCTCCAGACCAAGCGGGTGCTGGCGCAGATGCACATCCAGCACACCCAACGTGTCCTCTCGGACACGCTGCAGAGCTTCCCCTCAGTCCCTGACACTGACCTGTACTCAGTGCCCACACTGCCTGTGGGGCCACCGCCACTCGAGAAGGCAGACTGGTCAAAGTTGCAAATACTGGACCTAGGCCTCATCGACACGCTGAACTTATTCTGCAAGCAGCAGCGGGCACGGCAGCATAGCTTGATCCCAGAGGCTGAACTCCCACCCCTGATGGTACCCAACACAGTGGTGGCACCAACCCAGGATCATTG GCACCACCCCATCCTCCGGCTTCAGGAGGCCAGCGTTCAGAAGTCTGGGATGAGATTGAGGGGTGAGTGGAGATGGGGGCAGAGACTGACCTGGCCCCACTCCTGCCCACCACCTCATTGCATCGCCCACCCCAGGCCGGATGCTGTCCCATGCTGGCCGCACCCTGGATGGCTCCATCCGGATGTTGAAGCTGCCGCTGCCACGAGTGGAGGTGCAGCCTTTCCCCCCGGGCTGGCCCAGGCCTGCCCACTCACAGCCCCCGCTGCTCCTACAGCCTGCCCTACAGCGCTACTTTGTGCTAGATGA